The genomic segment GCCGCCGCGGTACCCCAGCCGAGGCCGGCGTTGATGGCCAGCCCGTCGCGACGCGTGATCGGGAACTCGTCAGCGCCCGACTCCATGACCTCGCGGTTGAACCATGGGAGGAAGCCGCCGGGCTTCACCCACTCCTCGGTCTGGTGTGCGAGCAGCGCCACGGCCGGCAGCAGGCCGGTCAGCTCGGCGTCCGAGGTCAGGCTCTCGCGCCGGCTCCAGAGGATCGGCAGGCTCGCAAGCAGTCCCGCCGCCGAGGCCAGCGGCCAGCGTCCATGTCGGTCCGGCCACCGCATCGGCTCATCGTGACACGGCACCGACAGTGGTTCCGAGAAGCGGCCGATCGCACAGACGCGAATGACGAGGGCGGCGCCGGGAAGGCCGGACCCTCACGGGCGGCAAGTCATGCCTGTCCGGCGGGCGCGCGTCGCAACTCGGACTTGCGAGGGGCGGCGCGTGAACGTCGGCCTTTCGCTCTATGGCCTCAGTCGAGCTGCCCGGAGCCGGTCTGTAGCCTTGTGCTGCCTTGACCGACCTCCGAGAGCCACCCGTCAACGGTGACGTCCTGTCCCGGATCTCGGACGAGATGGTCGGCCTGCACAAAGAGTTCCACGGTGTCGGACCGAGCGAAGCGCGAACCGTCTGGCAGGGTGACGTCCTCGTCTGCGTTCTCCAGGGCGGCGACACCCGCGCCGAGCGCACGCTCCGCGACGCCGGTCGCTCCGACGCCGTGATCGAGCAGCGGTCCCAGTGGCAGGAGGCGATGCGCTCGCGGTTCATCGACTGCGTCGAGTCGATCACCGGCCGCCGGGTCCGCGCCTTCATGAGCGGCAACCAGGTCGACCCGCCGCACATGATCTCCGAGGTCTTCGTCCTCGAGCCCGAGGACTGATCCGCCGACGAGCTCGCGCCCGTCAGCAGTGCGCGGTACCGGGCTCGAACCAGTGACCCCCTGCTTGTAAGGCAGGTCTTTTCAACGTCGCTATACGGACGAACTTGGCTTGGATAAGCGACGCCTGTTCGTCGTGCGCGCAGAGAGAAATAGGGTGGGATTAGGCCCATTTATCGCACTTCCCCACGGATTAAGGCACCGAGCGTATGTCGGTGCCCGATCGCTAAGGTAGGCCCACGATCGCCGGTGACGGGATCACGTTACTAGGGGTCCGCGGTCTACTTCTCCCGCCAGCCTGGCGGAACCAGTTTGGTGCCGGAGTGCCAGTCTTCGACGAGTGCTTCGTCGAACCACGGCTCGCCGGCGAAAGTGGCATGGTCCGTGATGAGCACCTGGAGCGAGCCGCCCAAATCTTTGACGACCCGGTCGGCGAGCTGCATCATTGCTCGGACCGCCTCCCAATCCACGTCCTTCATCGCCGCGTCGCGGTCGACGTTCTGCGGAAAGAACGGCAGGCTCGGCTGATCGAATACCACGAAGCGAGGAACGGGCCGCGCTTCCTGCACGAAGTGCCGATGCAAGGCCAAATGGGACACGAGGTGATAGCCGACGTGGTTAGCCCCCGAACCCATCCGAGCGAGGCCTATCCGTCCTCGTCCCGTGCCGATCGCAACGTTGAGCGTTCGGCGGTCGATGTAGACGCTGCCTTCATTGGCGACTTCGAGCTCCAGCTGGCGAGCCCAGGCCGTCATGTCAACAGACATCGCCCCCAAACGCGCCTCTAGTTCGTCGTCGATTGTGTTGATCTCGCCGGTTGATTCGATCGCGGCGAGCTCCTCCGACACAGTCCGTACTCGGTCGGCTAGCTCCACGCGCGTTGCGGCACCTTCTGAACCCACCGTCCGCAGATACTCCTCGATTACTCCTAAGAGCCGCGCCCGGATCTGCCCGTCCTCCACCAGTCGCCTGGCGGCCGAGTCAGCAGCAAGAACGGCCTCCAACCGCTGGCGAGTGCGGTCGTAGTGGGCATCCGCAGCGACGATAGCTGCGTCGAGCTCGCGCTCGGCTGGTCCGATGTCACGCTTCGCCGAACTCATCGCCTGTAGCTGTGAGTCGAGTTGATTGACGTCTCGCGCCAGATCGGCGAGCGGACTATCGCGGTCCTCGAGTTGAGCACCGCACGCGGGACATGACGCCCAATCCCCACCGGCGTCGTCAAGATGATCGATCATGCCCAGACGTCCCAGCTGAGTACTGACGGCCGCCGCGTGTTCGCCGCGATCTCGATCGAGCTGGTCGAGCGCGGCTCGACGCTCCCTGAGCTCACGCGTCACGGCTCGCGCTCGCCGAGCTCTGAGCGGGCTTCGGCTAGTGGCGTCTCAACCTGATCGGTCTCGGACTCGCCGAGCGCGTCTGGAAGAGACTTCAGAAGGTCGGCCAGCACGACTCTCGGCTCTCCATCAGCATCACTCGCCGGGATCAAGCCGCGTTCAACAGCCTCGCTGACCAACACGCTGTCCCGCGCTTGATCCCTCTCAAGGCGAGCATCCAACCGATCGAGCCGCCGCTTCGCGTCCGCAAGCCTTCTGCGAAGCCGTGCCGCTTCGCGTCGGGTCGCCACCATTCGCTCGTCGACCGCGCCGAGGAAGTAGGGAAACAGCTCTGCGAAATCGTCTGCGACAACATCTTCATCGCCGCGGTGAAACAGATGCTGAGGCGAGATCAGCTCCGTCTGAAACTGAAGGCAGAACTGGATCGCGTGGCTCACCGACGCCCTGAGACGTTCGCGAGAGCCCCCGTTCTCTTCGACGTCGTAGCGGCCCAGGCCCAGCAGGTCGTCGAGAGCACCGCGGACAGTCCCCGCGGTGGCGTTGATCTCGATCGACGAGCTGTCCGGAGGCAAGTCGACCCCGCGGCCGTACGCGACCATCGCCGTCGATACGGAGGATCCTTGGGGCTGCGGGCGGACTGCGAGAACTCGACGCCCATCCGCCGTTTGGAAGAGCGCGGCGAAGAACGCCACTTTGTTGGTAATCGGCCCGGGCGCCAGATTTGGGGTCTTTCGTCCGGCGCAGAAATCGATGATCTTGAGGAGTTCAGACTTGCCCGTCCGTGACAAGCCCGAGATGACATTCAGCGATCCCGCGCGAAAACGCAGCGAACGTAGCTCTCCGTCGTGGCTGTAGAGACCGATTGCTAGAAGCTGCATTCTGCTTAGGGCCGCATCCCAAGAAGGGCCAAGACCGTTGCGGGCGGCCCCGACCGAGGCAACCAACGGCCAAGCCGTTCTGCCTTTGTCCAGCAGTCCCTCGCGTCGGCGCTTTTCGGCACGGGCGCTCGCGCCAGCGCTGGACCTTCTTCTATTCCAGCCGAAAGTAGCTCGATGAGCTGACAACGAATCCCGAATCTGAGGGCGCGACGGGTCACCGAGGCCAGGTGCGGAGCGCGCCAGCGCAGTTCAGCCCGCAACAACTGGTGATCATCCGCCCACTTAGCAAGGCGAGCGTTGACCCGAGGGAGCTCATCGCGTGTCGCTCCGTGCAAGACCATTGGCGCAACTAGATACGCCAAAGCGAGGGGGAGAGCCGCACCCTTCTCGTTCTAATGTCCCACGGCCGCTCGGCCGACGAGTGCGGCGACGAAGGCCGGGTTGAAGAGAGCACGCGCGTCCAACCCAAAGCGTGTGTGTGGGACCTCCATGAGCTCCGAGTCTGAGTTCACGACATCCCTCTTGCTCGGCGAAACATCTGGTCAGTGCTAGCGCCCGAGACCACTTTTTCTACCACGCGCTGCATGCGAGCTCGAAAGTCCGGGTGCCACCCTATGCGGCAGACATCGGCCATGCCGTTGAGCGTCCCAACGTGCAGAAACCGGTCTCTCCCATCCCGTAGCGGATTCAGAGAAGAAGCTTCCATCTCCCCGTAGAGCCGTTTGCCAGCTTCCGAGTGAGCCGGCTCCTCGATCGGATCCTGCAGTTCGTCGAGCATCCGCAGCCACGCGTGATTCCATTCATCAAAGAGTCGGGCCTCCCATTCGGCGAGTTCCTCTGGCAGCAAGACTCCCTGCTCGAGCCACTGGGACCGCTGCGCATACGCGCGGTGGTAGTCACTCACGGCCAGCTGGACCCGTTCATCGTGCATCGCGATGAGCTCGAGTTGCCGTACGAACGGGGCGTCGGCGTAGGCTCTGAGCAGAGTCTCGCTCAGCTCCTCGGCCAGCGCAGGGTCGGCCGCCGGCAAACGGCCGGTCCCGTACTCATCTCGAAGCCGAACCACTTCCTCGATTACCTCTGCCCTGGTCACTGCCCGACGCCGTCGCAACAGAAGGTCGACCGCCCGCCGCTCCCACCAGCCGACGAGCTTGTCCAAGCACTCTTCCGTGCCGACCGAAGGCAAAGCAAACGGACCAAGCGCTCGACGCAGTTCCGGGCGAAAGTTCCCTACACCGCTGGTCGAGTCCCGGACGTCGATCTTGGCTAGAAGAAGCTTCCGGTCTTTCGGGTCGGCCTCACGAAACCGCTCCCGAGACTCCGCGGTGCTCTTGGGTCCCGGATCCTCGGTCGCAACGTCAAGGAGTAGCCGCTCGGCGCTTTCGACATCGCGATCATCGCCGGCCCGGAGGAGCGCACTCGCAGTGCCCTCCGGAGCGATGTCGGTGGTCACCAGAATCAGTTTGTTGATGTCGGGAAGGGTCCCGTCATCGATCCGATCCATCCAAACGTCGAGCGCAGACCACAATGGTCTGGCTCGGTCTGTCAGCTACCGCCGCCGGATCCTTGGCGCTGTATTGGCCCGGCACTGCCCTCCGAGCGATGCTTCGGGTCGAAGTCGAGTCGAGCGATCAGCGCTCAGACCGACGGGCGCTTTGTGGACGCCGGCCGCCTGGCCCGTTCTTTTGCCTGGCCGGCAGCACCGGCCAGGACCCACGACGGCGTAGGTATTCAGCCGAGTCCATCGGGCGCTCCGGGATCCAGTCGACCATCGGCACCTTGCGCTGAACGCCGTCCGAACGATCTGCATCCGATCTGCTCACGGGACCAGCCTACGCGAGCCCGGGCACACCGGCCCACTCGACTACCGGATTCCGTCAAATAACCGACTTGGCGAGACCTCAAGCGCTCGCGCGAGTCGCAGCACCGTGTCGAACCTTGGCTGCCGCCGGCCAGCCTCCACGCCCGAGACGTTGGTCGGATGAAGGTCCGCGCGATGTCCGAGCTCCTCCTGGGACCAACCGCGACGCTCCCGCTCGCGCCGGACGTTGTGCCCGAACACGGCAGCAGGTTCCACGCGTCGGATCGTCTTCGAGCAGCACCGCAGTTGGCCATAGCGTTTCTGACAAGTCCTGGCTAGTCTGCGCCGCCGTGCACGCAAAGCCTCCTCTCACCAGATCGGTCGTCTCGACTCGAACCCAAGCGGCCGGTCTGGCGCTGCTGATCCTCGCGACCGTCGGCTGCGGGAAAGGGCCGAGCTTCGAGCAGCGCACTGAGTCCATGACGCCGACCTATGAGCCGGGGGACGTGTTGTCCTACGACGAGGACGCCGCCCCGGAGGCAGGTGATCCGATCATCTACCTCGCCCGTGATGCGGACCCGACCGCCGATGCCTGTGACGACCGGATCACCGTGGGCGGCGAGGGGACGGTCTGCGCAGATCTTTCGACCGATCGGACCGACGAGGAGTTTCTGCACCGCGTCGTGGGCGTCGCCGGCGACGAAGTGCGTCTCGAGGACGGCGCGCTGTTCGTCAACGACGAGCCGGAGAGCAGCGCCTACGAGACGACACCGTGCGGCCGAGTCGCCTGCACCACGCCGGAGATCACGGTTCCGGACGGGGGCCTCTTCGTTCTCGGCGATAACCGAGCCAGTGCGAATGACAGTCGATTCGTTGGCTTCGTTCCAGAGGATGCAGTCGTTGGCGTAGTGACCGATGCCGGCGACCCACCGCCGCCCGACTACCAGAGCGCGGCCGAACTCCGTGTCTCGGTGGACGAACTACTCGAGCCGATCGAGGAGCGGCTCGAGACGGGGGTGTCCTTGTCGTCCGCAAAGCTCGATTACATCAGCGAGCGAGTCGAGGCGGCCCCCGAAGCGATTCGAGACGATCTGATCGAGGGGGTCATCGGCGACGTGCAAGCGCTCAGCGAGGACGGATATTTGCCCGCGGGCGCGACGGTGCGTGTCTACGAGGCGTTGAAGGGTCCGATCACCGAGTAGCCGTCCTCGACCGATGGCAGCCAACGCGCCGAGGTGGCTCAGGGCTGTCGGGCAGCCATTCAGCTGGTTTCGCGGCGCGCCTCTTGCCCCCAGGCCTGGCAGGCGTTCTGGAACGCGATGTAGGCGTCGTTGATGGCCCCGGTCGCGGGCGGTAGACAGGGCCTCGGCGGGAGCGGAGGAAATCGTCCTCCATCACGTTCACCAAGTCTTGGAACGCTTCGGGCACGTCGTGCCCATGCTCGAAGCGGAGGATGAGCCGCAGTCGGTCCGCTTCGCTGTGGCGTGACTGAACGCGGCGTACTGCTCCTCGTTCGACGAGACCGGCTCCCCCGCTTTCTGGCGCTGGAAAATTGAGACCAGGTCGTCGTTGCCCTCAATCAAGTCGGAGCCA from the Thermoleophilia bacterium SCSIO 60948 genome contains:
- a CDS encoding DUF3732 domain-containing protein gives rise to the protein MTRELRERRAALDQLDRDRGEHAAAVSTQLGRLGMIDHLDDAGGDWASCPACGAQLEDRDSPLADLARDVNQLDSQLQAMSSAKRDIGPAERELDAAIVAADAHYDRTRQRLEAVLAADSAARRLVEDGQIRARLLGVIEEYLRTVGSEGAATRVELADRVRTVSEELAAIESTGEINTIDDELEARLGAMSVDMTAWARQLELEVANEGSVYIDRRTLNVAIGTGRGRIGLARMGSGANHVGYHLVSHLALHRHFVQEARPVPRFVVFDQPSLPFFPQNVDRDAAMKDVDWEAVRAMMQLADRVVKDLGGSLQVLITDHATFAGEPWFDEALVEDWHSGTKLVPPGWREK
- the lepB gene encoding signal peptidase I; translation: MHAKPPLTRSVVSTRTQAAGLALLILATVGCGKGPSFEQRTESMTPTYEPGDVLSYDEDAAPEAGDPIIYLARDADPTADACDDRITVGGEGTVCADLSTDRTDEEFLHRVVGVAGDEVRLEDGALFVNDEPESSAYETTPCGRVACTTPEITVPDGGLFVLGDNRASANDSRFVGFVPEDAVVGVVTDAGDPPPPDYQSAAELRVSVDELLEPIEERLETGVSLSSAKLDYISERVEAAPEAIRDDLIEGVIGDVQALSEDGYLPAGATVRVYEALKGPITE
- a CDS encoding DUF2294 family protein, producing the protein MTDLREPPVNGDVLSRISDEMVGLHKEFHGVGPSEARTVWQGDVLVCVLQGGDTRAERTLRDAGRSDAVIEQRSQWQEAMRSRFIDCVESITGRRVRAFMSGNQVDPPHMISEVFVLEPED
- a CDS encoding helix-turn-helix transcriptional regulator, yielding MEPAAVFGHNVRRERERRGWSQEELGHRADLHPTNVSGVEAGRRQPRFDTVLRLARALEVSPSRLFDGIR
- a CDS encoding HXXEE domain-containing protein, which codes for MRWPDRHGRWPLASAAGLLASLPILWSRRESLTSDAELTGLLPAVALLAHQTEEWVKPGGFLPWFNREVMESGADEFPITRRDGLAINAGLGWGTAAAAVLAGPDRPGPAAAQLAMHLGNAGLHLSQVARRRRYNPGSATSALLFAPLGIVGMRRLLAGGERRAEAIAGAAAGVASAAGMLVTMRRRVRSAGG